The DNA window GCATACAAGAAGCAATATAAAAAGCTTCGCTATGCTTCATTGTTACTTGTTCTGCAACTCAATCATTCAATGCTTATACTTGCTTGTCATAACAACCCAGCAATAACAAAGTTTCATTTCTGcaactttttttggtaaaatCTCGCctattttcaaagagaTGTTCAATCGTTTAAACAAATTCCAAGCTGCTCTAGCGTTGGCCCTTTACTCCCAACGTGCATTGGGAGAATCCTATGGTAACAGCACTTCTTCCGATGTCTTGAGTACCATTACTTCTTCGGCTTCTAGCGCAAGTGCTACCGCGTTCAACTCACTTTCTTCCAGTGACGGTACTGTTTATCTGCCATCTACAACAATCAGTGGCGATCTTACGGTCACTGGTAAAGTAATTGCAACCGAAGCGGTCGAAATCGCTACCGGTGGTAAATTGACTCTTCTTGACGGTGAAAAATATGTTTTTTCATCCGATCTGAAAGTTCATGGTGATTTGATCGTAGGAAAGTCAGAAGCAAGTTACGAAGGTACCTCCTTCGACGTCTCCGGTGAAACATTCGAGGTCTCGGGTAACTTCAGTGCCGAAGAGTCGGCTGCTGTTTCTGCATCCATCTATTCCTTCACACCTAGCTCTTTTGAAAGCAGCGGTGACATTTCTTTGAGTCTGTCGAAGGCCAAGAAGGGTGAAGTTACTTTCTCGCCATATGCTAACTCTGGCGCGTTCTCTTTGTCAAACGCTATCCTCAATGGTGGCTCTGTCTCCGGTTTGGAACGTAGAGCAGAAGATGAAGGTTCAGAAAACAACGGTGAAATAAATCTGGACAACGGAAGTACCTATGTTATTGTCGAGCCCGTTTCCGGAAACGGTACAGTCAACATTATCTCTGGTAACCTCTACTTACACTACCCAGACACCTTTACTGGTCAGACTGTTGTCTTCAAGGGAGAAGGTGTTCTCGCCGTTGACCCAACTGAGACCAACGCTACTCCTATTCCCGTTGTTGGCTACACTGGTAAAAACCAAATTGCCATCACCGCTGACATCACTGCTCTTTCTTATGACGGTACTACCGGTGTTTTAACCGCAACCCAAGGTAACAGACAATTCTCTTTCGCTATCGGTACTGGGTTCTCCAGCTCTGGCTTCAGCGTCTCCGAAGGAACCTTTGCCGGTCTTTACACTTATTATCTAAACTACGATGGAGTTGTTGCTACCAGTGCTGCTTCTTCATCCACTTCCACCGCCACTTCTACCACTACATCCGCTGCCACATCCGCTGCCACATCCGCTGCCACATCCGCTGCCACATCCGCTGCCACATCCGCTGCCACATCCGCTGCCACATCCACCATCTCTGGCGCATCCACTTCTGCCGCTGTCTCTGGCTCAGTCTCCCTATCATCTAGTGCCTCTTCCTCAGGTGTATCCAACTCCACCACAGTTTCAGGCTCCGTCGGTTCCTCGACCTTGGCCTCCGCTTCAATCACTTCTTCAGCCGCTGCTGGCACCGCTTTCACTTCCGGTACCGCATCTGTCTACACCACGACATTGACCTACGCAAATGCCACAAGCACAGTCGTGGTTTCCTGTTCAGAGGCAACTGACGCCAGAGGCAACATCTACACAATTACCAAAACCGTTCCATGTTCTTCTACTACCGCCACAATCACTTCTTGCGATGAAAACGGGTGTCATGTTCCAGCACCAACCGCTACCGACGCAACTGAAACCGTTTCTTCCAAGTCATACACCACTGTCACTGTTACTCACTGTGATGACAACGGCTGTAACGTCAAAACCGTCACTACTGAAGCTCCTAAACAAACTACAGCAACCACTGCTACTGTTTCTGAAAAAACTTACACCACCATCACTGTTACCCAATGCGATGACAACGGCTGTAACGCCAAGACCATCACCTCCGAAGCTCTCAAGCCAACTTCATTGAGCACTGAATTTAGCGCAGTTTCCAAGTCTGCTGCCCCAACTTCCCAAGCTATCGCTTCTAGAATCTCCACCGGTATCGTCGTTCAATCTGAAGGCATTGCTGCAGGTCTAAAAACCAACGCTTTGAGCACCTTGGTCggtatttttgttcttgcttTGTTTTAACTGAGAACACGACTATAGTCCTGTGAAGTGAAATAAGtaatttattttatataagtTTAGtttaaaatttcaagtAAGTTTAGCGTAAGTAGTCGAAGAATGCTATCTGCTTTTACACTTGTTTCAACTATAGAGCGTCAGAAAGGACGGCTTAGCGAAGGCACCATAGCGGAAGAATATGTTTTTCCAGGTTTTTCGCgcagtttttgaaatttgaaattttcgtGGTTTTAACAGTTTTAACCGAAAAAGGGTAACGGCCTATacccaaaaagaaaactgcaAAGGCGCAGCACGTGATGTTCACATGATCTTGATTGAACGTCAATGGGTCCAGCGCCGTAGTATTATTGCTGTCTTGCTCTATCTCCCACACTGTATCTGCAAAACTGAAGCGTGAATGTGTGGAAGTTGACATTGTTTGGAACAGAACGTGTCACTACTCTATTACAATTTATTTAGTTTATTTAATTTACCTAATTCAAATATTAGGGGCGGCTGTTAATACTTCGAGTTTGCCTTTGGGCCGCACATTTTCACAAGATATTCAGTAACGTCTAAAAGTTTGATGCCGGTCACTTGCTATTACTGGCCCGTTGATACATTGCGTTCGTATAGCCATTGGAATTTGAGAATTTCTTTATGGtattttcaacaagaagGAGCGGAATAAGTCAATAAACACTTTACAAGCTCTTCCGTTTGTCTTCCTTCAGCATTTATTCATGTTAACGGATCTTGTCAGATTAACTTCCAATGAAAGtaaagaagttaaaaaGCTTGAtaagctttttttctgtttacATAGACTAATAAATATTAAATAAGCACgtttttcatgaaattttccatGAATAtgctaaaaaaaagtaaaaaaaaagagtaaaaGAGTTAATTGAATAAGCTTAAACGAAGCCGCGCAATCCTGACGTTCACACGTGGGTTGCTAACAGGCAAAAAATATATGGTTTTGGTCCCTGTTTTCGCAGGGATCTCAAACGTCACATTACCAAGTCGGTCATCTTGCCAAGCATGACACCCATCTGGGATAACCATAAACACCTTCGAATTATCAAGTAAAACATACATAAGCACTcatatttcttgaattgaGTTCAGTTTGATTCTGACCCTATTCCTGGTATaacaaagaggaagaacaaaaaagcaTAGACATACTCAAGAATACTAATGCTCAAATCAATTGCCTATTCAATTGTAGCCGCTTCTTTGGTTAATGCAGGTACCATTCCGTTGGGAAAATTATCCGACATAGACAAGATCGGTACCCAAAAAGACATCTTCCCATTCTTGGGTGGTGCTGGGCCATACTACTCTTTTCCTGGTGATTATGGTATTTCCCGTGACTTGCCGGAAGGTTGTGAAATGAAGCAAGTGCAAATGCTTGGTAGACATGGTGAAAGATACCCCACTGCCAGTAAGGCTAAGACGATCATGGCAACATGGTATAAGTTAAGTAACTATACCCGCCAATTCAACGGGTCATTGTCTTTTTTGAACGATGactatgaatttttcatccgAAACAGCAGTaatttggaaatggaaaCCACTCTTGCCAACACGGTCGATGTTTTGAACCCATATACTGGTGAGATGAATGCTAAGAAACATGCCCGTGAATTCTTAGCGCAATATGGTGATATGGTCGAAAACCAAACCAGTTTTGCCGTTTTTACCTCTAGT is part of the Saccharomyces kudriavzevii IFO 1802 strain IFO1802 genome assembly, chromosome: 1 genome and encodes:
- the SKDI01G0910 gene encoding uncharacterized protein, with the protein product MFNRLNKFQAALALALYSQRALGESYGNSTSSDVLSTITSSASSASATAFNSLSSSDGTVYLPSTTISGDLTVTGKVIATEAVEIATGGKLTLLDGEKYVFSSDLKVHGDLIVGKSEASYEGTSFDVSGETFEVSGNFSAEESAAVSASIYSFTPSSFESSGDISLSLSKAKKGEVTFSPYANSGAFSLSNAILNGGSVSGLERRAEDEGSENNGEINLDNGSTYVIVEPVSGNGTVNIISGNLYLHYPDTFTGQTVVFKGEGVLAVDPTETNATPIPVVGYTGKNQIAITADITALSYDGTTGVLTATQGNRQFSFAIGTGFSSSGFSVSEGTFAGLYTYYLNYDGVVATSAASSSTSTATSTTTSAATSAATSAATSAATSAATSAATSAATSTISGASTSAAVSGSVSLSSSASSSGVSNSTTVSGSVGSSTLASASITSSAAAGTAFTSGTASVYTTTLTYANATSTVVVSCSEATDARGNIYTITKTVPCSSTTATITSCDENGCHVPAPTATDATETVSSKSYTTVTVTHCDDNGCNVKTVTTEAPKQTTATTATVSEKTYTTITVTQCDDNGCNAKTITSEALKPTSLSTEFSAVSKSAAPTSQAIASRISTGIVVQSEGIAAGLKTNALSTLVGIFVLALF